One Eubacterium sp. AB3007 genomic window, GTCCAGACTGTCTTGGAAGTCCTCTTCCGTCTCTCCCGGGAATCCCACGATGATGTCCGTGGTGACTCCGTAGTGTTCGTCTGCCTCCCGCAGTGCCTCCACGATCTTCAGATACTCGGCCCTATCATAGCGTCGGTTCATGGCCGCCAGAATCCGATCCGATCCACTCTGAACAGATAGATGCAGGTGGTGACAAAGCTTGTCGAACCGCAGAAGCCGTCGTACGTATGCCTGATCTACCACGGTGGGTTCCAGAGAACTCAACCGGATCCTGAAATCCCCGGGAAGCGCGTTCAGCCTGGCGAGGAGATGCTCCATAGAGTCTCCCTCCTGCCCCTTCCCGTCCTTCTCACGTCCGTAGAGCGCCGTGTTGATCCCGGTCAGTACGATCTCCTTGAACCCCGCATCCAACAGCCCCTGGAATTCCCGGACGATGTCTTCTTCCTCACGGCTTCTGACCTTGCCTCTTGCAAAAGGAATGACGCAATAGGCACAGAACCGGTCGCAGCCTTCCTGGATCTTGATAAATGCCCGACTGCGAGATTCCATGGCTACGATCTGCCCCATGTCCTCGTATCGCGTCAGATCCTCGTAGTCATCCACCACCATATGTGTACGGCCGATCACCTCTCGGTCTGCAAGCACCTGCTCGATCTCATGCAGCAGCCGGCTCTTCTCACTGGTACCGCAGATGACCTGCACACCTTCCAGAGCTGCCACCTCCTCCGGTTTGGTCTGAGCGTAGCAGCCGGTGACAGCGATCACTGCATCCGGGTTTCGTCTGCGGGCCTGTCTTATGAACTGACGGGACTTACGATCCGCCAGATTAGTCACTGTACAGGTGTTGATGACGTACACATCGGCCCTTTCATCCTCTGCTGCCAACTGGTAGCCAGCTGCAGAAAACTGCTCCCTCAGAGCTTCTGTCTCGTATTGATTCACCTTGCATCCCAAGGTGTGAAACGCGATCCTCATGCCTGCGCTCCCTCTGGTTTTCTGGCAGCGATGCAGCACCATTCACCCTTGCGGCGGATCTCGCAGAGGTCGAATCCAGCTTCCCGGATGGCGGTGGCGACCATCTCTTCCTTCTCCAGAAGAATACCGGAGGAGATATAGGTACCTCCTGGTTCCAGATGGCGGTAGATCCCCGGTGTGACCAGACAAAGCAGTTCTGCCATCAGGTTGGCCACCACCAGATCCGCCTGGTAGTCGATTCCCTCCGTTACATCTCCGTAATCCGCGCTGGCTACATCCTCTACGTGGTTCAACCGGATGTTCTCCCGAGCGACGCCTACAGCATCATGATCGATGTCCACCCCAAGTACCTGCCCCGCGCCCAGAAAGGCGGCAGCAATACTCAGTATGCCAGAGCCACAGCCTGCGTCCAGCACCCGGTCCCCGACTTTCTGGTAATCCTCCATCATCTCAATACACATGGAGGTAGTCTCGTGGGTACCTGTACCGAAGGCCATTCCCGGATCAATCTCCAGGACACTGTCCTGTGGTCCGGCCTCGACCTCCTCCCAGCTGGGTTTGATGATGATGTGCCTGGACACACGGAAGGGCTTGAAATATTCCTTCCACTTGTCCTGCCACTCACTGTCATCGTGCTCCGTAACCACAGGCTCCAGGGGCCCCAGGTCGACACCGTTGCCAAAGATCCCCGCAGCCGCCTCTTCCTTCAACGTGGCGACAGCCTCCTCCGCCGCGATCCGCTCTGCCTCCTCATAGGCATATACGGTCACCACAGGCGCTTCCTCCATGCGCGCAGCCACTTCATCGTCTACATAATCCCAGGCATAGGACTCCTTCTTCTCCATCAGTTCTGCCACATCCTTGGGATCGGCCACGACTGTGTTCTCAATGCCGGCGGCCATCAGCTTGGCCACGATAGCCTCGATCCCCGCTTCTGTTGTTTCTATATCGATCTGATAATACTTCAAGTTCGTCTCTCCTCATGCAGTGTGATAAGCGCCACAAGGCGCATCATATCCAACTCCATTGTACCATATTCCGGTATCATACGCCAGATTCTATTTCCTGCAGACAGCTTCCCAAAGAGCGAAAATAAAGCTTATGATCGAAAGCCCTTGGCAACTACCCTCAGCCAGTATATACTTACTATATAGATTCGGAGGTACCACCATGGAAAAGAAAAAAGACTATTTCACTATCGGCGAGTTCGGCGCACTGTTCGATGTCAGCAAACAGACCCTTCAGTTCTACGACAAGAACGGCGTTTTTCAACCGGAATACCGGGCCGAGAACGGTTATCGTTATTATGCCTTCACACAGATCGAGACGTTCGAGGTATTGCTGATGCTCCGAGAACTTGACGTCCCCCTGAAAGAGATCCGAGAGCACCTGAAGACCCCGACCCCGGAGAGGTTCCTGGCCCTGCTGGACCGCCAGAAGGCAGAACTGGAAAACAGGATGAAGAAACTGGAGCACACCCTGGAATACATCGACTACAAGCGCAAGGTTACCGAAGAAGGCATCCATGCTCCCCTTCGCAAGGTGGTGTTTGAACAGCTTCGCGACGAATATCTGATCACCACCGACTATAGCGGTGAAGACGACGCCCGAAGCATACAAACGGCCGTGGCGAAGCACTTCCGCTTCTGTCGGGAGATTGGTCTTACCGAGCAAAAAGCTATTGGCGCCATTATCCCGGTAGACAGCGTCACCGAGGACAGCTACCATTACAGCAAGTTCTACACACTGGTTGACCCCAATGAAGTCGCCCCCACTGCCGGCACCGAACCCATCGTGGACAGTGGCGGCAGCTATATTGCCGTCTACGACAACAAGGGATATGAAAACATCTGCGAGCTTTGTCACCTTCTCCTGGACTATGCAAAAAAGAACCACCTCTGGCTAGATGATTCTTTCTATGAGGATGTGATCCTGGACGATTTCTCCGTACCAGGCTATTACAATTATCTTGTGAAGGTAAGTATCCGAGTGCGTTGATCAGCGCCGCTCCACAAAGGTCTTCCCGTACACATCCTGAAACTCGCCAAGATCCACAGACTCCCCGCATTTCCTTCGTTCCAGTGCATCCAGGATTCGGCCAAAACTGGCTTTGTTGATCGGGTGGAAGAATATGATCACCGCGACCAACACCATGCAGATCCCCGGGAGCAGCGTATAGCAGTGGCTGATCCATG contains:
- the prmA gene encoding 50S ribosomal protein L11 methyltransferase; the protein is MKYYQIDIETTEAGIEAIVAKLMAAGIENTVVADPKDVAELMEKKESYAWDYVDDEVAARMEEAPVVTVYAYEEAERIAAEEAVATLKEEAAAGIFGNGVDLGPLEPVVTEHDDSEWQDKWKEYFKPFRVSRHIIIKPSWEEVEAGPQDSVLEIDPGMAFGTGTHETTSMCIEMMEDYQKVGDRVLDAGCGSGILSIAAAFLGAGQVLGVDIDHDAVGVARENIRLNHVEDVASADYGDVTEGIDYQADLVVANLMAELLCLVTPGIYRHLEPGGTYISSGILLEKEEMVATAIREAGFDLCEIRRKGEWCCIAARKPEGAQA
- the mtaB gene encoding tRNA (N(6)-L-threonylcarbamoyladenosine(37)-C(2))-methylthiotransferase MtaB is translated as MRIAFHTLGCKVNQYETEALREQFSAAGYQLAAEDERADVYVINTCTVTNLADRKSRQFIRQARRRNPDAVIAVTGCYAQTKPEEVAALEGVQVICGTSEKSRLLHEIEQVLADREVIGRTHMVVDDYEDLTRYEDMGQIVAMESRSRAFIKIQEGCDRFCAYCVIPFARGKVRSREEEDIVREFQGLLDAGFKEIVLTGINTALYGREKDGKGQEGDSMEHLLARLNALPGDFRIRLSSLEPTVVDQAYVRRLLRFDKLCHHLHLSVQSGSDRILAAMNRRYDRAEYLKIVEALREADEHYGVTTDIIVGFPGETEEDFQDSLDMIRQASFSRVHAFRYSMRDGTRAARMKEQVSGDRKSQRVTALMEAAEAQAEAFCRASAGEIRRVLVEAFDEDGMATGYTDNYLKVYLPGEEMVFNEFYEVRLLEKYKDGMLGELAAGKGVSMADCIFCKIGAHEIPSNAVYEDDKILAFHDLEPQAPVHVLVIPKKHIGSLDEVTEEDGELMAHIMFKIHEIAAELGLENGYRVVINNGEDAFQTVKHLHFHILGKRKLTWPPG
- a CDS encoding MerR family transcriptional regulator produces the protein MEKKKDYFTIGEFGALFDVSKQTLQFYDKNGVFQPEYRAENGYRYYAFTQIETFEVLLMLRELDVPLKEIREHLKTPTPERFLALLDRQKAELENRMKKLEHTLEYIDYKRKVTEEGIHAPLRKVVFEQLRDEYLITTDYSGEDDARSIQTAVAKHFRFCREIGLTEQKAIGAIIPVDSVTEDSYHYSKFYTLVDPNEVAPTAGTEPIVDSGGSYIAVYDNKGYENICELCHLLLDYAKKNHLWLDDSFYEDVILDDFSVPGYYNYLVKVSIRVR